From Vidua macroura isolate BioBank_ID:100142 chromosome 30, ASM2450914v1, whole genome shotgun sequence, one genomic window encodes:
- the LOC128820736 gene encoding olfactory receptor 14J1-like, with protein MSNSSSISHFLLLALAETRQLQLLHFCLLLGISLAALLGNGLIISAVACGHHLHTPMFFFLLNLALSDLGSICTTVPKAMHNSLWDTSTISYSGCAAQLFFFLFFMAAEYFLLTIMCYDRYVSICKPLHYGTLLGSRACAHMAAAAWASAFLTALMHTANTFSLPLCHGNALGQFFCEIPQIFKLSCSKSYLRKFGLIAVSASLVFGCFVFIVFSYVQIFRAVLRIPSEQGRHKAFSTCLPHLAVVSLFLSTALFSYLKPPSMSSPSLDLALSVLYSVVPPALNPLIYSLRNQELKAAVWRLMTGWFREH; from the coding sequence atgtccaacagcagctccatcagccacttcctcctgctggcactggcagagacgcggcagctgcagctcctgcacttctgcctcttgctgggcatctccctggctgccctcctgggcaacggcctcatcatcagcgccgtagcctgcggccaccacctgcacacgcccatgttcttcttcctgctcaacctggccctcagcgacctgggctccatctgcaccactgtccccaaagccatgcacaattccctctgggacaccagcaccatctcctactcaggatgtgctgcacagctctttttctttctcttcttcatgGCAGCAGAATATTTCCtcctgaccatcatgtgctacgaccgctacgtgtccatctgcaaacccctgcactacgggaccctcctgggcagcagagcttgtgcccacatggcagcagctgcctgggccagtgcctttctcaCTGCTCTCATGCACAcggccaatacattttccctgcccctgtgccatggcaatgccctgggccagttcttctgtgaaatcccacagaTCTTCAAGCTCTCCTGTTCCAAATCCTATCTCAGGAAATTTGGGCTCATTGCTGTTAGTGCCAGTTTGGTATTCggttgttttgtgttcattgttttctcctatgtgcagatcttcagggccgtactgaggatcccctctgagcagggacggcacaaagccttttccacctgcctccctcacctggccgtGGTCTCTCTGTTCCTCAGCACTGCATTGTTCAGCTACCTGAAGCCCCCCTCGatgtcctccccatccctggatctggcCCTGTCAGTTTtgtactcggtggtgcctccagccctgaaccccctcatctacagcctgaggaaccaggagctcaaggctgcagtgtggagactGATGACTGGATGGTTTCGGGAACATTAA